The genomic region GCCGTCGAGGAATCGCAAAGGGCAGTACCGGCGCACCGGCCACCGCAAGCCGCTTCGGGTCGAGGACATTCCCGACTCTGTGACGGTGGGGGGCACGACGTACCCGCTGCGGTGGGCGCTGGGGCTGGTGCAGCCAGCAGAGACCGCACAGCCTACCCAGGCGCAGAGGGCGCAGGCCCACCAGAGCCAGGTCGGGCAGGGCGAGCGGCGCGTGCCGGTGTGGCTGATGTTGGACCGGGCTTCAGCGTACGCGCCGATCAGCCGCAACCGGGGGGCGTTCATGTTCGGGCTGTGGATGCACGCCAACGACTACACCGAGGACGAGGCACTGGCGCACGTCGAGGAGTACGTGGACCGGGTGCAGGGGGTCAAGCGCACAGCCTTCACGGGGGACGAGGCGCGGCAGGCGGTGCAGAGCGCCTACGGGTATCCCAGGAACGAGCCGTGGGAGCGCCAGGACGATGAGCGGGCCAGTTGATGCGGCAGGTCGAGACTCCTGCTTCACTCTTTAACATTTTTGCTTTTTTGCATGTTTGTATGCAGCGGTAGGCAGGTGGTTGAGGGGGTTCTCCCCGAGCCGAACCTAACAGCGGTCAGGCGGGCAAGTATCCGGGTGCCGCTCCGCACTGCCTGCCCTCCCCACGGTCTGGCTACCCCCCTCGTAGCGGGGCGAAGATCCATTTCTCGGGGTAGCTGTGAGGGGCGGGCCTGCGGCCCACGCGGCTCGCGCTGCGCGCGATTGGAGGGCGGTGTGCCCCAGCTCGGGCAGCAGGCTGTCGGAGAGGGCCACTCCAGCCGAGTCCGCTGAAAGGACTCCCGGGCCGTTACAGCGGCGTGCCCAGGATGCCCACGGCCAGTTCCAGCGCGTCGGGACCAGGCCGCTTGAGCGCTGCTGTGAGAGCCGTGACCCCTTCCGGCGAGAGAGCCTTCAGGGCGTCCAGGGCGAGTGGGGAGGGGTCGCGCTTGAGTTTCAGCTTGAGCATCACCTGGGCCGCTCCCCGGGGATCGGCAGGCGCCTCCGGAGCCTCAGCAGGCCGGGGGGCTGCCCGCTTCCCTTTGGGCGGCTTGAGGGGCGTCTGCGGGGCGTACTCCCACTTCTCGGGATTCTTGATGGCGTCCACGATGGCCGCCGAGAGCGACCGGGGCTTCCAGCCCCCCTGAACGCGCTGCTCGACCGCCCGCAGAGCAGGCATCACGCGCTCGGGGTGGTCCGCCGACACCGAAGCCGCGACCGCCGGAACCACCCCGCGCAGGGTCAGTTCGCGCACCTGCTCGGGGTGTGCGGCGGCCCGGAAGCGGTAGGTCAGGGTTCGGTGCGCCCCCCGCCCCTCGTCCTCGACCAGTTCCAGGTAGCCCTCGTTGATCAGGCGCTCGTGCGAGGCTTCCAGGGTCCGCAGCGCGGCGTCCGTGCGCTCGCTCAAGCCGCAGGCCACGATCCATTCGCGCAGGTTCACCCGCATTGCCTGGGCCAGGTGATCTCCCCGGATGCGGTGGGCGGCCAGCGCCCGGTACAGCGCGCGGCTGGGGCTGCTGCCCAGCCGCGCCATCAGGTCCCCGTCGAGAATCTGGTACAGCCCGTCACGGATCAGCGACGCGAAGGTGATGGTGAACGCCACGTCCACCAGCGAATCGGCGCTGACCTGCACCCCCACAAAGTCCTCGGTGCCCACATCGTCGTCGAGCCACAGGTCAGAGATGATGCCGGTCGAGGTGGTGCGGCTCTCGCGGCGCGACTCGATGCCGCCCCAGCTCGCCGACATTTCCCAGCGGACCGAAGCCAGCCGCAGCAGCCCCTCGCGCAGCCGGACATAATCCTTCCCTGAGCGCGAGAGGTTCACCATGCCCAGCAGCAGGGCAGGGGGAAGACGGATGCGGTTGCTGTCCGGGCATCCGGCCTTGAAAAACAGCGTCTGGAGGGCCAGCAGGATGTCGCCGTCCACCCCGTAGGGCCGTCCCCGGTGGGAATGCCCGGAGACGGCGTAGCGCACGCCGTTTGCCTCGAACTGGGCCAGCCACTCGCGCTCCCGGGGCGCGGACTGTGAGGCGCTGACGATCCCCGCCCGAGCGAGGTCCAGCTCACTGATGCGGGGATCGTCCACGCCCTTGATTGTAATCAAGATCAAAACCTCTTTTTGAACTGATTGATCAATCAAGGGACGGAGTATTCAGCGTGCCAGTCGTATTTTCCCTGCCGGTATTCCACACTTTTCCCGCAGTATTCACGCACTTTTCCCGCGAAAGCCACACACTTTCCCCGCGTGAATTCCACACTTCTCCCGCAAAAGCCACACACTTTTCCCGCGATACTGGCGCCTTGCCAGGGGCAATATCGCGGGGAAAGTGCGTTGGTCGGGCGGGAAAAGTGTGGCACAACAGCGGGAAAACTCTGGCGAAGTTGCGGGGAAAGTGTGGTGATCTTGCGGGGAAAGTGTGGTGAAAAGGCCAAGCCTGTGAAGGGGCCAGGGAGTGACTCACGCGCGTGTCTGTCCGTCGCGTCTTCGCGTCGTCTATGACGGCTCGTCGGGTGATCGCTCGGGCGAGGGTTCGTCCTGGCGGGTTACCTCGTCTTCCGCAGCCAGGGCGGCCCTCAGCCAGGCAATCGTCTCCAGGTTCGCCTGGCTGTGCGCGGCCTGGGTGGCCTCATCCAGGTCGTCCGTCCGTTGTGGCGACACCAGGCGACCATAACAACTCCCGGGGGACTTCGTGGCCGCAGGTGCCGTGGAACTGCCCGAGCAGGTCGAGGGTGGGCTGAAGGCACGGGAGAAGCTGACCAACGTACACCAGGTCGTCCGCGATGCTGGTCAGGGCGTACCGGTCGTCCCATGTCAGGGTCAGTGGAGGAACCTCCTCGTAAGCCTGGGCGAGGGCCGCCTGAGCACGCGAGAGGTCCCCCTCCAGGCACCAGGCGGAGGCCTGGGCATAGAGCTCAAGACGAGGTGGCACAGGTTCGGGTCGAGCGAAGGAGTGTTCCACCTCGTAAAATCGATCTAGCGCCCAGTCGTTCACCCTTACAGGTTGTGACTAACTTCTTAAAAGTTCTGAAGATCCGTCAACAACGAGGTACAGAGGGAGGCCGGGTAGACTTCGGCAGATGAGTGACTCCCCCACCTTGGTTGCCTCGGACGCCAGTGCTAAGGGAACACGAGCGGCGTTCGGCGGTGTCCTGTCTTTTCCCGACGGGACTCGCATAGAGGTATCCGGTCCTCTGCCGCGAACTGAGCACCAAGAGGTGACGGCTGCGCTGGCGACGTTGCGCTATCTCCCTCAGGGGGTAAGCGCAACTCTTCAGGTGGATGCCCAAGAAAACCTGTTGCGCGCTTCGCTGTGCATCAGCCACCCACAGGTCACTGTCACACGTGTCCCCCGAAACAGCAGTCCTCTGCACGAGCGAGCGCACGACCTCGCGCGTGCAGCTTTAAAGACCCAGGGGGCCGGGCAACCCGCACCCGTTCGAGAGGGTGAGCCGAGGATCGCGGTGTATGTTCACCAGAGTATTGATAGCCCGGCTCCTTGGTATGCCGTGGCCTACTGGAGCGTAGGTGAGGTGCAGACGCAAACAGGACAGATCGAGGCTCAGCAGACCAAGGCCCTGACCCTCCGTATGTTGCGGGAGCAGGCGGAGGCCAGTGCTCCTCTCGGCTACACGGTGGTAGAGGCACGCTACGCGACCACGAAGCACGCCCAACCAACGTGGGGGGCTACCCGGGAACAACTGGCCGTCCTGCGGAGCACGTGTGCTGCCGCCCTCAGTTCAGTGAGTACAAGCGGCTGAGGAAGGCTACCTCCCCCGCCTCTAGGGAATGAATAGCTTGTTCTGCGGCCTGCATAAGAGCCGATTCGCCCATTTGACAACTGAGCAGTACCACTCGCTCGAATGCTTCCGGGGTTTGGGCCAAATCCGCCGCCTTCACCAGCCAGGCAAGGGCGGTCTGAGGGTTCTGGGACTCGATAAGGGCCGCCCCCTCATGCAGCACCTGCACGACATGCTTATGAAGCATCTCGCGGTAGTGACCCGCCCATTCGCTGACACTATCTGGGAGAAATGGTCCCCCATATAAGCGCAAAACCTCGTGGGGATCACGGCTCTCTACAATGGTGAGAGCATCACAGGTGATTTGCACAGCACTGTTGAGGACCCATTCTGGATTGCGGCGGCCCTGGCTCGGCAGGATCAAGTCGGTTGCCAGTAGGATACCTAAACTCTTCACTGCTTCACGAAAGGAGGTGTTGAGGGTACTCCGAGCAGTGTGACCGGACTGACGAGCACGTTTGAGGTCTGCGCCACGCCAGACTTCATCTGCGAGCTGGTCCTGACGTGCTGTAGGATGCAAAACCCGGTAGACCAGAGCCTCAATAGCAGACACATGACCTAAGCGAATCTCTTGGCCCTTTACAGTTGCCTTCACACGTCCAAGGGTTGTCAACTCTAAGTGGATTTGTGGAGCAGCAGATACAACGGGCCTGAGGCATCGGTCGAGAAGGTCGCTGAACACTGATGCAGACCAACCCTGCTTGATAAACTCTTGCAACAGAGGCTGGAAATATGGATGGACCATACGAACCTCTGCCACATCTTCTGGTCGCTTTTGCAGCGCTTCTGCTACCGCGTCTGCGTTAGAACGGGATAATTGACCTTGAAGACGCATAATTTCTGATCTGAGGAGTTCTGTAAGAACAGTGCTGGCATTGTATGCCCTCAAGTTTTCATTAGCAGACTCATCTAGATATCTGAGAGCATCCTTTAAGTGTCCATCAGTATAAGATAGATACGCATTGGCTTCTCTATTTCTTATCCATGAAATAGTTGACAGTTTTGACTTTTCTTCCCCTAGTAGGACTTGAAGACGGTTAAAAGCCAAGACCGCCTCCGGTTTCTTTCCTAAAAGCAATTCTGAATAGAAGAAATAGACAAAAGCATCTGATGCTGAGATAGGATTTTCTTGTCGTAGCAATTCATCAAAAGCCTGTTTTGCTATCCGAACGCCATCGTTTGTTCGCCCCTGTGCATGACGAACCTGTGCAAGACGACGCTGTGCTGATGGCACGCCTATAGGGTAAGTTCTTTCGCAGGCGATCAAAAAACTTTCTAGCAATTGTACTGCCTCTTCTGCTCGATCTCTGCCTACATATAGGAGTGCCAACCTATCTACAATTGGCATCAGGCGATTGGTGAGGCCAAGCTGCTGACCCGCTTGATACGCACGTTCGTGGTCTCGTAACGCCAGATTCCTCTCCTGCTTATGCTCGAAAATGTAAGCTCTAACAGAAAGAGTAGCTATTTTCAGGCTAACGTTACCCATTGCTTCGGCCCGCCGGACCGCCTCATCAGCTACCGCTAGGCCTTCATCAATCTTGCTGACTCCTTGTAAGTAAGCGGCTTTAAAGCGCAACAGTTGGATAACGTCCCTCTGTTCAGTCGCAAGAGCGAGGCCAGCTTCGATATGTTGAATCATTACCGGTAGGTTCCCAGTTCGGTAAGCATCCAAACTTAAGGTAAGGTGTGCTGTGGGAGTTGGAAACAAACGCAACTGCTCCTGCGCCAGCTCACGTCCTCGCTCTGCCTCGCCGGTCTCTAGCAGCGCCAGCGCCAAGATTGACCGTAAAGGTGCAGTTAACTCTGAATTGGGAACTGGCTCTAAAGCCTCCCGTGCAAGTAACCAATCTGCCGCACGATACCAGCGGGGGACCAGTTCTTCCGCCAGCCGCATCGCCAGGTCCCCACGTCCAGCTTGTACGTAATGTCGTACCGCGCTGTAGGGCTGTCCCTGCGCCTCTGCTTGCTGGCCGACCTTGAGATGCAGCGTCCGCCATAAACCCAGGTCCTGTTTCAAGTACGCGGTTAACAGCTCGCGTACTACGTCGTGTGGTGCAAATTTCCCCTCACCAAGTGGTGTGAGAGGGAGCCCGGCTCGCAGTACGGCGTCCAACCAACCCACAGGAAGTGGGATGCTCAGATTCTGTGCTTCCTCAGCACTCCAGGTACTGAGGACGGCCAGGTGCGGGAGCGCCCGCCTGACTTCTTGCGGTAGCGTGTTCATCACTTCCTGCACAAGTGCGGTGGCTGGGATGAGCTTAGAAGACT from Deinococcus budaensis harbors:
- a CDS encoding AAA family ATPase → MLPPSGSLGQRRVRRNPRFGVPTALPIEVDRRHIQDLITRGMKAKVVLLVAPSGYGKTTALAQWARQQVLPVIWLRLNEEDRDPKTLFADLAQASALAGVRMETWDRVSLLDLSREQLITALATDLNAHDTDLTFILDGGEHLGSDAARALTNLLIELGEGHRILIAQHEASPFSAAPFVARGEGLLISADDLAFTPEDTKAVARQFGAQDRASTAVQEQYQGWPAGVMLALHTQQSSKLIPATALVQEVMNTLPQEVRRALPHLAVLSTWSAEEAQNLSIPLPVGWLDAVLRAGLPLTPLGEGKFAPHDVVRELLTAYLKQDLGLWRTLHLKVGQQAEAQGQPYSAVRHYVQAGRGDLAMRLAEELVPRWYRAADWLLAREALEPVPNSELTAPLRSILALALLETGEAERGRELAQEQLRLFPTPTAHLTLSLDAYRTGNLPVMIQHIEAGLALATEQRDVIQLLRFKAAYLQGVSKIDEGLAVADEAVRRAEAMGNVSLKIATLSVRAYIFEHKQERNLALRDHERAYQAGQQLGLTNRLMPIVDRLALLYVGRDRAEEAVQLLESFLIACERTYPIGVPSAQRRLAQVRHAQGRTNDGVRIAKQAFDELLRQENPISASDAFVYFFYSELLLGKKPEAVLAFNRLQVLLGEEKSKLSTISWIRNREANAYLSYTDGHLKDALRYLDESANENLRAYNASTVLTELLRSEIMRLQGQLSRSNADAVAEALQKRPEDVAEVRMVHPYFQPLLQEFIKQGWSASVFSDLLDRCLRPVVSAAPQIHLELTTLGRVKATVKGQEIRLGHVSAIEALVYRVLHPTARQDQLADEVWRGADLKRARQSGHTARSTLNTSFREAVKSLGILLATDLILPSQGRRNPEWVLNSAVQITCDALTIVESRDPHEVLRLYGGPFLPDSVSEWAGHYREMLHKHVVQVLHEGAALIESQNPQTALAWLVKAADLAQTPEAFERVVLLSCQMGESALMQAAEQAIHSLEAGEVAFLSRLYSLN
- a CDS encoding replication initiator protein A, coding for MDDPRISELDLARAGIVSASQSAPREREWLAQFEANGVRYAVSGHSHRGRPYGVDGDILLALQTLFFKAGCPDSNRIRLPPALLLGMVNLSRSGKDYVRLREGLLRLASVRWEMSASWGGIESRRESRTTSTGIISDLWLDDDVGTEDFVGVQVSADSLVDVAFTITFASLIRDGLYQILDGDLMARLGSSPSRALYRALAAHRIRGDHLAQAMRVNLREWIVACGLSERTDAALRTLEASHERLINEGYLELVEDEGRGAHRTLTYRFRAAAHPEQVRELTLRGVVPAVAASVSADHPERVMPALRAVEQRVQGGWKPRSLSAAIVDAIKNPEKWEYAPQTPLKPPKGKRAAPRPAEAPEAPADPRGAAQVMLKLKLKRDPSPLALDALKALSPEGVTALTAALKRPGPDALELAVGILGTPL